Proteins from one Gossypium raimondii isolate GPD5lz chromosome 8, ASM2569854v1, whole genome shotgun sequence genomic window:
- the LOC105792772 gene encoding vacuolar protein sorting-associated protein 9A: METVTHSSPFDSFLDRMRNPASLDLVRSIKSFIVSFSYTASNPETDGKRIQEFFQTMEDAIRDHPLWASSSDDETDNALEGLEKYVMTKLHSRTFASTPEDVKIDAEISEKISLLQTFLRPQHLDIPSALQNEAAWLLAEKELKKINAFKAPREKLLCIINCSRVINNLLLNASISEDHVPGGADDFLPVLIYVTIKANPPQLHSNLKFIQLYRRQSKLVSEAAYYLTNLVSAKSFIVDLNAKSLSIEESEFMESMEAARLVNRVPQETVTTIDKRSIFGKLMDPGPSTPVHVKTQTNVNGGSNYPYMEAEAGELTVGDVERLLSLYKDVVTKYTSLCNTVRHLSVSRTQRHDGLLREPNGTHKDTYSRETEKRS, from the exons atggagacCGTCACACACTCCTCGCCGTTCGATTCTTTTCTCGACCGAATGCGAAACCCTGCTTCTCTCGATCTCGTTCGCTCCATCAAGAG CTTCATTGTATCGTTTTCATATACTGCGTCAAACCCTGAAACCGATGGGAAAAGAATACAGGAGTTTTTCCAGACAATGGAAGATGCTATAAGGGATCATCCTTTATGGGCATCCTCGTCCGATGATGAAACTGATAATGCCTTGGAG GGTCTAGAGAAATATGTGATGACCAAATTACATTCGCGGACCTTTGCTTCCACTCCTGAGGATGTCAAGATTGATGCAGAGATCTCAGAGAAGATATCCTTATTGCAAACCTTCTTGAGGCCTCAACATTTGGACATACCATCTGCACTTCAAAATGAAGCTGCATGGCTG CTTGCAGagaaagaattaaaaaagatcaatGCTTTCAAAGCCCCTCGCGAGAAGCTTCTTTGTATCATAAATTGTTCTAGGGTTATCAACAATTTACTGCTCAATGCTTCAATTTCAGAAGATCATGTTCCAGGAGGAGCTGATGATTTTCTTCCCGTTCTTATATATGTTACGATCAAG GCCAATCCTCCACAGTTACATTCCAACCTCAAATTCATACAGTTATACAGGAGGCAGTCGAAACTTGTCTCAGAAGCTGCTTACTATCTCACAAATCTTGTTTCAGCCAAGTCTTTCATTGTAGACTTAAACGCCAAATCACTTTCTATTGAAGAAAGTGAATTCATGGAGAGTATGGAAGCGGCAAGGTTGGTTAATAGAGTGCCACAAGAAACCGTAACCACCATCGATAAGAGATCAATATTCGGAAAACTGATGGATCCTGGTCCATCAACACCGGTGCACGTGAAAACACAAACTAACGTTAATG GTGGATCAAACTATCCTTACATGGAAGCCGAAGCTGGTGAACTAACAGTCGGCGATGTGGAGAGATTGCTTAGTTTGTACAAGGATGTAGTAACAAAATATACCAGTTTGTGCAACACTGTTAGACACCTTTCTGTTTCCAGAACACAAAGACATGATGGATTGTTAAGAGAACCCAATGGAACACACAAAGACACTTATAGCAGGGAGACGGaaaaaag GTCATGA
- the LOC105793743 gene encoding transcription repressor MYB6 — translation MGHRCCSKQKVKRGLWSPEEDDKLVKHITTHGHGSWSSVPKLAGLQRCGKSCRLRWINYLRPDLKRGSFTAEEEQIIIDVHRILGNRWAQIAKHLPGRTDNEVKNFWNSCIKKKLLSQGLDPKTHNLLSSRQRASNKLACKYSSSSPSSQSQHGSFTVFNITSHAKDTNNNNNNTTTTMMMNPPPPVVTFPHQSPNPNTTYAQNLYGSSMDTPFVSSSSCFGNMLYESDPCIWDDANAVVETFEEPRVDSLPPAPQPQQQENDDKIDMDCSLMEGGAGSFDLGLLESTLLCAAMDDFGWNF, via the exons ATGGGCCATCGTTGCTGCAGCAAACAGAAGGTTAAAAGAGGGTTATGGTCACCTGAAGAAGATGACAAGCTCGTCAAACATATCACTACCCATGGCCATGGAAGCTGGAGCTCTGTCCCTAAACTTGCTG GCTTGCAGAGGTGTGGGAAGAGCTGTAGGTTGAGATGGATAAACTACTTAAGACCAGACTTGAAGAGGGGTTCTTTCACAGCTGAGGAAGAACAGATAATCATTGATGTTCATAGAATTTTAGGCAACAG ATGGGCTCAAATAGCCAAGCATCTTCCTGGGAGAACAGACAATGAAGTGAAGAACTTTTGGAACTCTTGCATCAAGAAAAAGCTACTCTCCCAAGGCCTTGACCCCAAAACGCACAACCTCCTTTCTTCACGTCAAAGAGCTTCTAATAAACTTGCATGCAAAtattcatcatcatcaccatcatcacaATCACAACATGGTTCCTTCACTGTTTTCAACATCACTTCACATGCTAAAGAtaccaacaacaacaacaacaacaccACCACCACAATGATGATGAACCCACCGCCACCTGTTGTTACATTCCCTCATCAAAGCCCAAACCCTAACACTACTTATGCTCAAAACCTTTACGGTTCATCAATGGATACCCCATTTGTTTCTTCATCATCTTGCTTTGGTAACATGTTGTATGAAAGTGATCCTTGCATTTGGGATGATGCTAATGCTGTGGTTGAAACATTTGAAGAACCAAGAGTGGATAGCTTGCCACCAGCACCACAACCACAACAACAAGAGAATGATGATAAAATTGATATGGATTGTTCATTAATGGAGGGTGGTGCTGGTAGCTTTGACCTTGGCTTACTTGAGTCCACACTTCTGTGTGCAGCAATGGATGATTTTGGATGGAACTTTTAA
- the LOC105792770 gene encoding leucine-rich repeat receptor-like serine/threonine-protein kinase SKM1 has translation MKKKNHLSPPLPWTTPFIILSILTVHSIKITSAACHVDDEKGLLAFKSGITQDPSGMLSSWKSGTDCCNWAGINCRENNRVTTISLYGQVDKPDSYLTGTISSSLVKVQNLDGIYFVNLRNISGPFPDLLFGLPKLLYVYIENSKLSGSLPVNIGKLKQLGALSLEGNRFTGSIPSSISELTQLTQLVFGKNEFSGHFPAGIKQIRNLSYLSLEQNKLMGTVPDIFKSFTDLRILRLSHNEFSGKIPESILSLAPKLAYLELGHNRLSGQIPSYLGKFKALDTLDLSWNSFTGVVPKTFSNLTKIFNLDLSHNSLNDPFPQMNVKGIESLDLSYNNFHLKEIPKWVTSSPIIYSLKLAKCGIKMNLDTWKPAETYFYDYIDLSENEITGSPVDLLNRTDFLVEFKAAGNKLKFDLGKLRIVKTLKELDISRNLVYGKVPAAINGFNKLNVSYNHLCGQLPKNKFPVSSFVGNDCLCGPPLSPCKL, from the coding sequence ATGAAGAAGAAGAACCACCTTTCTCCTCCACTACCATGGACGACCCCTTTCATTATTCTTTCAATCCTGACCGTCCATTCCATCAAGATCACTTCAGCCGCTTGCCACGTGGATGATGAAAAAGGCCTCTTAGCCTTCAAATCGGGTATCACTCAGGACCCGTCAGGCATGCTCAGTTCATGGAAATCGGGTACGGATTGTTGTAATTGGGCGGGTATAAATTGCCGTGAAAACAATCGGGTCACCACTATTTCTCTTTACGGGCAAGTTGATAAACCCGACAGCTACTTGACGGGTACTATCTCTTCTTCCCTTGTAAAAGTCCAAAATCTAGACGGTATTTACTTTGTTAACCTAAGGAATATTTCGGGTCCTTTTCCGGATCTTCTTTTCGGGTTACCCAAACTCTTATATGTTTACATTGAGAACAGTAAGCTTTCGGGATCCTTACCTGTGAATATTGGTAAGTTAAAACAACTTGGGGCCTTGAGTCTTGAAGGGAATCGGTTCACTGGATCCATACCGAGTTCTATCTCTGAGTTGACTCAGTTAACTCAgttggtttttgggaaaaatgAATTCTCCGGTCATTTCCCGGCGGGGATTAAACAGATTAGGAACCTTAGTTACCTGAGTTTAGAACAAAACAAGCTGATGGGTACCGTTCCGGATATTTTCAAATCGTTCACCGACCTTAGAATTCTTAGACTTTCCCATAATGAATTTTCGGGGAAAATCCCAGAATCAATATTGTCTTTGGCACCGAAATTGGCGTACCTTGAGTTGGGCCATAATCGTCTGTCAGGGCAAATACCGAGTTATCTCGGAAAGTTCAAAGCATTGGACACTTTAGATCTTTCATGGAATTCATTCACTGGGGTAGTAcctaaaacattttcaaacttaaccaaaattttcaacttggACCTTTCTCACAATTCTCTAAACGACCCATTTCCccaaatgaatgtgaaaggcATTGAATCACTGGATTTATCGTATAACAACTTCCATCTCAAAGAAATCCCAAAATGGGTCACTTCATCTCCGATCATATATTCACTCAAGCTAGCAAAGTGTGGGATTAAAATGAACTTAGACACTTGGAAGCCAGCGGAAACTTACTTTTATGACTACATTGATTTATCGGAGAATGAGATAACAGGTAGCCCCGTTGATTTATTGAATCGAACGGATTTCTTGGTGGAATTTAAGGCCGCCGGGAATAAGTTGAAGTTCGATTTGGGGAAATTGAGAATCGTTAAAACACTGAAAGAGTTGGATATATCACGGAATTTGGTGTACGGCAAGGTTCCTGCGGCGATTAATGGGTTCAATAAATTGAATGTGAGTTATAACCATCTGTGCGGGCAGCTTCCCAAGAACAAATTTCCTGTTTCTTCATTTGTGGGAAATGATTGTTTGTGTGGACCTCCATTATCGCCTTGTAAACTGTAG
- the LOC105792769 gene encoding vesicle transport protein GOT1 — MVSFEMSDRKKIGLGLTGFGVFFSFMGIVFFFDKGLLAMGNILFISGVTLTIGLKSTMQFFLKRQNFKGTVSFFVGFFFVVIGWPILGMILEAYGFIVLFSGFWPTLAVFIQRIPILGWLFQQPFIRTWLDRNQGKRVPV, encoded by the exons ATGGTTTCCTTTGAAATGAGCGATCGAAAGA aaattgggCTAGGATTAACGGGATTTGGTgtatttttctcatttatggGAATTGTATTCTTTTTCGACAAGGGACTGCTTGCCATGGGAAAT atccTTTTCATATCAGGAGTGACCTTAACCATTGGCCTGAAATCCACTATGCAATTTTTCCTGAAGCGACAAAATTTTAag GGAACAGTTTCGTTCTTTGTTGGCTTCTTTTTTGTTGTCATTGGGTGGCCTATCCTTGGCATGATATTGGAGGCATATGGATTTATTGTACTCTTCAG TGGCTTTTGGCCAACACTGGCAGTGTTTATACAGAGGATACCTATTCTTGGTTGGCTTTTCCAGCAACCATTTATCCGAACG TGGTTAGACCGAAACCAGGGCAAGCGTGTACCTGTGTAA
- the LOC105793742 gene encoding probable beta-1,3-galactosyltransferase 8, with the protein MRGKAVSGKAILVLCLASFLAGSLITSRTWTSQSHNNNHPIVNHVTASNKLGEFDHKLRKLGEGKAEDIMGEVSKTHKAIQSLEKTISNLEMELAVSRMSSVGNGVTLQKPRSYSNHTLQKAFVVIGINTAFSSRKRRDSLRQTWMPTGEKLKKLEKEKGIVIRFVIGHSATTGGVLDKALDKEEAEHKDFLRLNHVEGYHQLSTKTRLYFSTAVSMWDAEFYVKVDDDVHLNLGMLATTLAQYRSKPRVYIGCMKSGPVLSEKGVKYHEPEYWKFGEDGNKYFRHATGQIYGISKDLAAYISINSPILHRYANEDVSLGSWLIGLEVEHVDDRSMCCGTPPDCEWKAQAGNICVASFDWSCSGVCKSVEKMKYVHNSCGEGDSGIWKSDF; encoded by the exons ATGCGGGGAAAGGCGGTTTCGGGGAAAGCAATTCTGGTATTGTGCCTGGCTAGCTTTCTTGCAGGATCCCTAATAACTAGCAGAACTTGGACTTCTCAATCTCATAACAACAATCATCCTATTGTGAACCATGTTACTGCTAGCAATAAATTGGGAGAATTTGATCACAAATTACGT AAATTAGGCGAAGGAAAGGCAGAAGATATAATGGGAGAAGTCTCCAAAACTCACAAGGCTATACA GTCTCTGGAGAAAACAATATCCAATTTGGAAATGGAACTGGCAGTGTCTCGAATGAGCAGTGTAGGGAATGGGGTTACACTGCAAAAACCAAGATCATATTCAAACCACACATTGCAGAAGGCTTTTGTGGTTATAGGGATTAACACTGCATTTAGCAGCAGGAAACGAAGAGACTCCCTTCGCCAAACTTGGATGCCTACAG gggaaaaactaaagaaattaGAGAAAGAGAAAGGGATAGTAATAAGATTTGTGATAGGGCACAGTGCAACAACTGGTGGTGTACTTGACAAAGCATTGGACAAAGAAGAGGCTGAGCATAAGGATTTTCTAAGGCTTAACCATGTGGAAGGGTACCATCAACTCTCTACCAAGACCAGACTCTATTTCTCCACTGCGGTTTCCATGTGGGACGCTGAGTTCTATGTTAAGGTTGACGATGATGTCCATCTCAACTTGG GTATGCTGGCTACAACACTAGCACAATACCGATCCAAGCCAAGAGTGTACATAGGGTGCATGAAATCTGGACCAGTTCTTTCTgagaa AGGGGTGAAATATCATGAACCAGAGTACTGGAAATTTGGAGAAGATGGAAACAAGTATTTCAGGCATGCCACTGGTCAAATTTATGGCATTTCCAAGGATCTTGCTGCCTATATTTCCATCAACTC GCCCATTTTGCACAGATACGCCAATGAAGACGTGTCGTTAGGATCATGGTTGATCGGGTTGGAAGTTGAACACGTGGACGATCGTTCCATGTGTTGTGGGACCCCTCCAG ATTGTGAATGGAAGGCACAAGCGGGGAACATATGCGTGGCATCATTTGATTGGTCGTGCAGTGGAGTGTGTAAGTCGGTGGAGAAGATGAAATACGTGCACAACTCTTGTGGAGAAGGCGATTCTGGTATTTGGAAATCTGATTTTTAA
- the LOC105792771 gene encoding PHD finger protein At1g33420, whose amino-acid sequence MVENHGITRPLKRGRRSNRITAGADLSDFLAFPSPSIAASASGKPFRDAVRSFLSANARLTTAFAPPVLPCLMTWQILFRFGGFDPDANDPSPIVVSLYVIEEDVTRSSRSVYCDQCRVVGWSGHPVCKKRYHFVIKSSCDNGICANPHHISDSRRCKCCNRVDDVDVEEWGYSQLEDNNTHLLHGVVHSNGYGHLLTVNGREGGSEFLSGFHIMNFWDRLCTVLSVRKVTVMDVSKKYGMEYRLLHAIARGHSWYGNWGYEFGSGSYALTQDAYKRAVDDLSNMPLSALLFQGNKSRTRLQNIVAFYQSLSCSELSTFRDLFSFLLRLITDSHKASMPKASKMSKSSTNVLCAWTRNDVEKLQQGMIKVLMAAAPGPNWVSRRALKGVMCKAGSPELLDYCLKHLRGKLAPNGKVVEARSNLNSSDIEFRLQTPCSLLYDSNCPSEEHIKGDLRYMLDSLLDPETMSAYRPYATRERVMDLATKLLDCKQFLKDYKPNAHNPCAICVWCHLELSNPTKDDPVPPPELIILPLSATVGDLKTEATKVFEDVYAMFKRLQIEDLPDYGSVEDSITLKLLIGTTGSVRVRGKCTSRHGLNRFRMERGTENWTVDCVCGAKDDDGERMLACDKCSVWQHTRCAGIDNADAIPSMFICMRCTKSLHKKSLTITNSGKEARNFSQQLNSSCRGNLGSNEGSQVTTTLIVR is encoded by the exons ATGGTTGAGAATCACGGCATAACCAGGCCACTCAAGAGGGGTCGTAGGTCTAACAGGATCACCGCGGGTGCCGACCTCTCCGATTTCCTCGCTTTTCCTTCACCTTCTATCGCCGCCTCCGCTTCCGGGAAGCCTTTCCGTGACGCTGTTCGGAGCTTCCTCTCTGCTAACGCTCGACTCACGACGGCCTTTGCTCCGCCTGTCCTTCCTTGCCTTATGACGTGGCAGATCCTGTTTAGATTTGGCGGTTTTGATCCGGACGCCAACGATCCTTCGCCGATCGTCGTGTCGCTTTATGTCATCGAGGAAGATGTCACTAGATCGTCTAGATCTGTGTATTGTGACCAGTGCCGTGTCGTTG gttgGAGCGGCCATCCAGTTTGCAAAAAGAGATATCATTTTGTAATAAAGTCTTCTTGTGATAATGGGATCTGCGCCAATCCTCACCATATCTCAGATTCAAG GAGATGCAAATGTTGTAATAGAGTAGATGATGTTGATGTTGAAGAATGGGGGTATTCACAGTTGGAAGATAATAATACTCATTTGCTGCATGGTGTTGTTCATTCTAATGGTTATGGCCATCTTCTCACTGTTAATGGTAGAGAAGGAGGCTCTGAGTTTCTCTCTGGTTTTCATATCATGAACTTCTGGGATAGATTATGTACTGTTTTATCTGTCAG GAAGGTAACTGTGATGGATGTATCAAAGAAATATGGTATGGAATACAGGCTACTACATGCAATTGCCAGAGGGCATTCCTGGTATGGTAATTGGGGTTATGAGTTTGGGTCAGGAAGTTATGCCCTCACACAAGATGCTTACAAGAGAGCAGTGGATGACCTTTCGAATATGCCTTTGTCAGCACTTCTGTTTCAAGGGAATAAATCCCGAACTCGCCTTCAGAACATTGTTGCTTTTTATCAATCCTTATCATGTTCGGAACTTTCAACGTTTAGAGATTTGTTTTCATTCCTCCTAAGACTAATTACTGACAGCCACAAGGCCTCAATGCCTAAAGCATCTAAAATGTCAAAATCTTCCACTAATGTATTGTGTGCGTGGACAAGAAATGATGTAGAGAAGTTGCAGCAAGGTATGATTAAAGTGCTCATGGCTGCAGCACCAGGTCCTAACTGGGTGAGTAGGCGTGCTCTTAAGGGTGTCATGTGCAAGGCAGGATCCCCTGAACTACTTGATTACTGCCTTAAACACTTGAGAGGGAAATTGGCACCCAATGGAAAGGTAGTTGAGGCACGTTCCAATCTGAATTCCAGTGATATCGAGTTCAG GCTTCAGACTCCTTGTTCTTTGCTCTACGACTCAAATTGCCCATCGGAAGAGCACATCAAGGGTGATCTAAGATATATGTTAGATTCTTTGCTCGACCCTGAAACCATGTCGGCATACAGGCCTTATGCAACAAGGGAACGCGTGATGGATTTGGCTACTAAACTTCTTGATTGCAAGCAATTTTTGAAAGACTACAAACCAAATGCTCACAATCCCTGCGCTATTTGTGTTTGGTGTCATTTAGAGCTTTCTAACCCTACTAAAGATGATCCAGTTCCACCGCCCGAGCTCATCATTTTACCTCTCAGTGCTACTGTCGGTGACCTTAAAACTGAAGCTACAAAAGTTTTTGAAGATGTATATGCCATGTTTAAGAGGCTTCAAATTGAGGACCTACCTGACTATGGTTCCGTAGAAGACAGCATAACCCTGAAATTGTTGATTGGCACAACTGGTTCAGTTCGAGTGCGAGGCAAATGTACATCAAGACATGGCCTTAATCGGTTTCGAATGGAGAGGGGAACAGAAAATTGGACAGTTGACTGTGTTTGTGGGGCCAAGGATGATGACGGTGAAAGAATGTTGGCTTGTGATAAATGCAGTGTTTGGCAACACACAAGGTGTGCTGGGATCGACAATGCCGATGCAATACCTTCAATGTTCATATGCATGAGATGTACAAAGTCCCTTCACAAGAAATCTTTAACCATTACTAATTCTGGAAAGGAAGCTAGAAATTTTTCTCAACAGCTCAACAGTTCTTGTAGGGGAAACTTGGGAAGTAATGAAGGTTCTCAAGTTACTACTACCTTGATAGTACGATGA